In a genomic window of Strongyloides ratti genome assembly S_ratti_ED321, scaffold srae_chrx_scaffold0000006:
- a CDS encoding Integrase, catalytic core domain and Ribonuclease H-like domain-containing protein gives MNIQLNCETCVKTKYHPNTTNAQWKGVWNIPDIPFRRINIDIRGPLPETIRRKSYLLVIIDDMSKYAITIPLEKTTGESVVETLNARVFAIYGIPETIRCDQAS, from the coding sequence ATGAACATCCAATTAAACTGTGAAACGTGCGTGAAAACGAAATACCACCCAAATACCACTAACGCCCAATGGAAAGGAGTATGGAATATACCAGATATACCATTTAGAAGAATCAACATAGATATCAGAGGACCGCTACCGGAAACAATAAGGAGAAAATCATATCTACTAGTTATAATAGACGATATGAGCAAATATGCAATAACAATACCATTAGAAAAGACAACAGGGGAAAGTGTAGTGGAGACACTAAACGCAAGAGTATTTGCTATCTACGGAATACCAGAAACCATAAGATGCGACCAAGCATCATAA
- a CDS encoding Zinc finger, CCHC-type domain-containing protein: MLAYEIATKSFPDRSYTGVLECARVIALHSAKSSSNRAALQNMKQKPQENVEEYTRRTDVAERILALPSRKQCLKAVAEQEKQAESIARLRRTEEKQPWRKRLQVAALLADNKKNDSKNLVKCYNCDKEEHWSNECGKPPVQCLTCGRKRYLAKYCKRNKKIGSGRNTRYTTQLVTSLSVELILLMTPMFSKTKPLEERLTVVAKKLSQSLLGIVDEKKEERRTEVPPAIESTGRTLQEEFFSPIQEDTPKSTNIETIKPSDIIVRRKDLPTQLTPEYTTKKPVPTQDEDGLIHAVATLLKISDDLTKVDTSIILKVIKGIIRSAEEINGTFPTHLAAKVAGRISQVVRRRPNQLEVRNELEMVPVERHTQTHIKQKIIHFKNRMRGQSWKKLKEGKNATKESDLELTLLQTRMEKAN, translated from the exons ATGCTGGCATACGAAATAGCAACCAAATCGTTTCCTGATAGATCCTACACGGGAGTATTGGAGTGTGCCAGGGTGATAGCTTTGCATTCAGCGAAAAGCAGTTCTAACAGAGCTGCGTTACAGAATATGAAGCAGAAACCACAGGAAAACGTGGAAGAATATACCCGCAG AACGGACGTGGCAGAAAGAATACTTGCATTGCCCTCTAGAAAACAATGCTTAAAAGCTGTAGCTGAACAAGAAAAACAGGCGGAAAGTATAGCTCGATTGAGGAGAACAGAAGAGAAGCAACCATGGAGAAAAAGATTACAGGTAGCAGCTTTGTTGGCCGATAACAAAAAGAATGACTCAAAGAACCTGGTAAAATGCTACAACTGTGACAAAGAAGAACATTGGTCTAATGAATGTGGAAAGCCCCCGGTACAATGCTTAACCTGTGGGAGGAAAAGATATTTGGCGAAATACTGTAAAAGAAATAAGAAGATAGGGAGTGGACGGAACACCAGATACACCACCCAACTAGTCACGTCATTATCAGTTGAATTAATACTTCTAATGACACCAATGTTTAGTAAAACTAAGCCGCTAGAAGAGAGACTTACAGTGGTAGCAAAGAAGCTATCACAAAGTTTATTAGGAATAGTAGACGAAAAGAAAGAGGAGCGGAGAACAGAAGTACCTCCAGCGATTGAAAGCACAGGAAGAACTTTACAGGAAGAATTCTTTTCCCCTATTCAAGAGGATACTCCTAAAAGTACTAATATAGAAACCATAAAACCAAGCGACATAATAGTAAGAAGGAAGGACCTACCTACGCAATTGACGCCAGAATACACAACGAAGAAACCAGTTCCGACTCAAGATGAAGACGGATTGATACATGCGGTAGCAACCTTGTTGAAAATATCCGATGACCTCACAAAAGTAGACAcatcaataatattaaaggTAATAAAAGGAATAATCCGTAGTGCAGAAGAGATAAATGGAACG TTTCCAACGCATTTAGCTGCTAAAGTGGCAGGACGAATATCTCAAGTAGTGAGAAGGAGACCAAATCAGTTAGAGGTTAGGAATGAACTTGAAATGGTGCCAGTAGAACGGCATACGCAAACCCATATAAAGCAAAAGATTATCCATTTCAAGAATAGAATGCGGGGACAGAGTTGGAAGAAATTGAAGGAAGGAAAGAATGCCACTAAAGAAAGTGATTTAGAATTAACCCTTCTGCAGACACGAATGGAGAAAGCGAATTAA